The following DNA comes from Kryptolebias marmoratus isolate JLee-2015 linkage group LG23, ASM164957v2, whole genome shotgun sequence.
CTCGCTGGCACTCGATTATCTTATTAACAGACTCTTATCAGGCTGACGGATTTAGCCTGAATTGGCTCGAGATGTGGTATGCATGCACACGTTtcacaaggaaaataaaaaaaaaaaaaggagtggaAGTTTGATTCAGTTCAACTCGGCGCATCGGGTcttaaatccttaaaactttgacttCTGCTGCGTTCCAGTTCGGTGAGCCCCGACCGGCGTGCGAACGAGTTTGTGCTGCGGCTCGAACGGCCCGACGCAGCCCTGACTGAAGCTACCGGCAGCTCACCTGCATGAAGACTTTGCCGATGATGACGTCGTCGTCGTCTTTGAACACTGTGCTGAAAACCACCGTCACTCTGTCTTTCTTGGCCTCCACGTACCTGAGACGGATAAAAAGAGGGCTGAAACTTAAAATACGGAGAACATTGGCTACAAGAAACAGGAACCTGACTGAAATGGCTCTCTTCCCCTCTGGCTGCTAAAACCTCGGAATGGTTTCGAACGTACATGGACTCGTCGTCTCTGTAGTGGACCACGGCCCTCTGCTCGCCCTCTTTGCCCTCCTCCTGGAACTTGAAGTACTTTTCGAAAACCGAGGCGAAGCAGTTCCTCTTGAGCATCCCCGCCTGGTGGACAACCTCAGCTTTGTTGGCTGGCAGAGCCTCCAGGTCGTAGAGCAGAGACACGTTGTAGCCTGGAAGGAAGacgagaggaaaaaataaacattccaAAACGGATTAAAGTGACAACTTTACTAATTAAATAAGCATCAAGTATGACATCCTAGCAGATTAATCCTATAAAAACTGACtataaaactgttaaagtgATGGAAAAATCttcaaacctttacactgcacCATAACATCAAGAGAACCACATATTTATTAAGTGATGGCGCTTATATGATGCTTTAATTGTAGGTGTGCCAACAATAAACAAGAATTTTGTTCAAGTTCACAGACGAGCACAGGACTGCCTGTGGTTCGTGTTTGGTCTTTaggtgtgttttattaaatctgaataaattggTCAAATTTTAAGGGCTTCAGAAGAAAAATCAATACTATAAAAAACAGCCCCTCAACTGTAAAATGACCAAAGTCTGAAGACAGacttaaaaaactaaagattaaaaataataaaaataaataaaaaggagctCAGATCGTTTGATAGAACTGTAGGTGGCAGGCTGATCCAAGCTCTGTGATCTAAAAGGGAACTGAAATCGGTGACGTCAGGGACAAAAAGAGATGTTGCACTTTTCTAAAAGGAGATCCAgtatctgtgtgtgagagaactCACCGGCCTCTGGTGGAACCAGGAAATTGCCGTAGACCTTCTTGAGCAGCTGTAAATGGAAAAAGAAGACACTTCTTCGTACTGTACTTCTCGAAATGTGGTttcaacagtaaaaaaacaaaaaacagaacatgcaGGCCAAGATGTTAAATGTAGTGTGACGtgtaaaaaaagtctaaatcgGTAGCAGACTGAATATTTTCTGCGCCGTTTTTGAGAACCCTGAAAAGCCAGAATCTGGGTTTCACTTGACAGATTTGCACAGCTGGTGTGACATCACAAAACGAAGGAAGAGGTGTAACAAAAAGCCCATCAGTGATAAGAAGAAGAGCAGAGGGGCAGGTAAACCGAGCAATAAAAGGGTGGGACAGGACACTTCCTCTCTAATGATGTTATGGAGTTCATGTGAATGGGAATGGCAATAATGcaccataaaaacaaagaaacttatCCTTGTCTTCCTCTCAGCCCTAATAAAGAACTGCGGatgtttcaaatcaaaaacagatgGGAGATGTGTGAGAAACCCCTCCTCCCTCTGTGAGCTGCTTTCCCCGACACGCAGAGAGACTAAATGCGCCGCCGTCGGGCCCGCCACTCATCCTGATGCTTCTGAGCTCAGAAAGAGGGtcgagggggaggaggaggggagtcGCTGAACGGCCGCCAAGACACAAGAGCACAACGTCTGTCCGCTGCTCGCTCACTCGCAGTCGGCACTTCCTCGCCTGGGGTGACTCACCCgagctcacttcctgtttcagcctGCAGCCGCAGCAGCTGCTTTCTTCCTTACATGGCAACAGAGCGCTCAGGCTGTAGGTGTGCGTCTGTGTTTCCTAAATGGCCTGAGATTACTTCAGCATTTGTGTCAGCGCTCTGCCCTGGTAGTTGTAGCACTTAAAGAGCTAAagagcttttttaattttaaactttggcCTGCCCCGACCTGTGTTAAATAACCCCACACGGCTTGTCGCGTTTGTTCTACCTCATCAGCACcgtgctcctgcagctccttgtAGAACTTCAGGGAGATGCTGATCATCACTTTGGTCTTGTCCCCATTGGGGTTGGAGATGTGGTACAAGACGCCATCGAAATCTGCAAGTGGGAGAGGAGCAGGAACGGCACAGAACGTGAAAACTTCACTATGATTAgtcaaaaaaacttaaattaacgTAACTTCTAACATCCGTTTCTGCTCGTACATGGCTGCTAGGTTACACTAAAGCATTGCTTGTCACATTTACAGTCTTTTATTAAACACAGAACGAAGAAACTACCTCCAGccccaaaataaaaccttgaaaCCGAGCCTGCAGACTGCTCTTTAAACAGACAGATTCAAAGTTTCATTTCGATGACGTTATGACCTAGAACAGCGGGCCGCTAAGCGACGCGGCTGAGCGACAGAAAGAAGAACGTCGCTTCACGTCGAAGCCCAAAGGTGCTCACCTGCAAACGTGACTTCGACGGCCTCTGGTTTGGTTCTgcgtgggaaaaaaaaacaacttcagtttttcTGAATTTGTTAAAAGCTGCCATTTTATACATAAATGACACAATGTACTTCAgctaaaaacccaaaacaacacTTTATAAAGAAAGTGTCAGCTTTTTAATCAAGAATAAGAACCTCGGAGAGGATTAATGTCGCATAAATGCTCGCCTTCCCTAAGTCGACAAATGCTATTTTACCtcaaatctaagaa
Coding sequences within:
- the arpc2 gene encoding actin-related protein 2/3 complex subunit 2: MILLEINNRIIEETLTLKFDGASNGTKPEAVEVTFADFDGVLYHISNPNGDKTKVMISISLKFYKELQEHGADELLKKVYGNFLVPPEAGYNVSLLYDLEALPANKAEVVHQAGMLKRNCFASVFEKYFKFQEEGKEGEQRAVVHYRDDESMYVEAKKDRVTVVFSTVFKDDDDVIIGKVFMQEFKEGRRASHTAPQVLFSHREPPLELKDTDAAVGDNIGYITFVLFPRHTNANARDNTINLIHTFRDYLHYHIKCSKAYIHTRMRAKTSDFLKVLNRARPDAEKKEMKTISGKTFSR